The DNA segment CGCGGCGGTTATACCCTGGCCAAGCCGGCGGAGGAGATAGTCTTGCGGGAAGTGTTCGACGCTCTGGGGGAGCCGGTATTTGGTCCCAACCATTGTGAAAGATATAATGAGGATGGCGAGTGCTGTGTTCACAATGATGACTGCACGGTCCGCACGGTATGGGGGACATTCAACCGTTTTGTGAGCGGTTACCTTGATTCCGTGACGCTGGCCGATCTTGTCAAAGGGAACGGCAATGCGACAAAAGGCGAATTGCCGACCCAGATGGATCAATCCAACTAGATGATATGAAATTTTGCGGTATGAGATAAGTGGATTTAAAATGAAGATAATTTGTATCGAAATAGTAGAGGTTCAAAATGTCGGATAAGGTGTTTTCTTTCAAGGATATTCATGTTACGGTCGAGGGCAAGGAGGTTGTCAAAGGGGTCAGTCTGGAAATCGGCCGGGGTGAGAA comes from the Candidatus Zixiibacteriota bacterium genome and includes:
- a CDS encoding Transcriptional regulator, BadM/Rrf2 family — translated: MKVTALEEYGLRCMILLARSGTGESLTLPEISAKEGLSLPYAGKLLMILKQSGLVKAVRGRRGGYTLAKPAEEIVLREVFDALGEPVFGPNHCERYNEDGECCVHNDDCTVRTVWGTFNRFVSGYLDSVTLADLVKGNGNATKGELPTQMDQSN